The Methylobacterium durans nucleotide sequence CGTCCGCCAGCTCGGCGGCACCATCGCGACGCCGCGGAGCGGGCAGGGGGCGCATTTCCACATCGACATGCCGCTGGCGGGGTAGCCCCGCCTCGCCTGCTCGTTGTCGAATTCTCACGCCCGCAGCTTATGATAGGGGAAAGCAGGGGCGGACGAGCGCCCCAGAACCGAATTCCGGGTAGATTCGGCAAAAAAATCCGGGCAGAACCGGAAGATCGCGACGGCAGCGTCGCGGCGGAGCGGGGCAGGGGAGGCGACTTTGGGAGAGCGACGGCGGCGCCCCACCCTGCTCATCGGGTTCGTCCTCGTCGGCGGCGCGCTCGGCGCCCTCGCCCTCTCGGAGGGCGCTGCCCCCTACGCCGCGCAGATGCGCGAGCGGACCGAGCCCCTCCTCGCCCTGTGGCGCGCCCACGTGGCGCCCACCCCTCCCGAGCGCCCTCACCTGCCCGCCACCCGCACCGCGATCGAAGACGGCCGCACGGTGGTGCGGATCAAGCCCGAGGAGCGGGCCCGCCTCGGCCTCGAGACCGCCCGCGTCGCGGCGCAGCCCCACCGCCAGGAACTGCAGGCCTACGGCAGCGTCCTCGACCTCGCCCGGGTAACGGAACTCACCAATTCCTACGCCACGGCGAGGGCCCAACTCCAGACCGCGCAGGCCAAGGTGGACGTCTCCCGCAGCGCCTTCCGGCGGGCGAAGAACCTCGGCCAGTACGCGACCCCGGTGCAGGTCGAGACCACGAGCGGCACGCTCCAGACCGACGAGGCCGCCCTGATGGCGGCAGAATCGCAGCTGCGCACGCTCGCCGCCACCGCCCAGCAGGAATGGGGGCCCGTCATCGGCAAGGCCATCGTCGAGCGCGCGCCCCTCGTCACCCGCCTGATCGAGCGGGAGGACTTCCTGATGCAGGTCACCCTGCCGCCGGGCGAGACCCTGAAGGGGATGCCCGGCGCCGCCTTCGCGGAGGTGCCGCCGCAATCGAGCCGGGTCGCCCTGCGCTTCGTCTCGCCCGCGACGCGGACCGACCAGCGTGTCCAGGGCCAGAGCTTCTACTTCATCGTGGCCGGTGACAGCGGTCTCCTGCCCGGTATGAGCACGCTCGCCTTTGTGCCCGCCGAGCGCACGGTGACGGGCGTGCTCGTGCCGGAGGACGCGGTCGTGCACTGGCAGGGCGGCACCTGGGTCTATCGCGGCCTCGACGAGAACGCCTTCGTGCGCCACCCGATCAAGTCCGACCCGCCGATGTCGGACGATGCCTACGTCGTCGAGGACCTGAGCGGCGAGACCGAGATCGTCCTGCGCGGTGGCCAGGCGCTCCTCTCCGAGGAGATGAAGAGCCTGCTGCAGGTCTCCGGCGGCGTGGACGACGACTGAGGTGGGCCCGCTTCTCTCCGGTCCCCAGGCGGCGCTCGTCGCCTTCGCCGTGCGCTTCCGCGGGGTCGTGCTGGCGCTGGCGCTGGCCATCCTCGGCTTCGGCGCGCTGAGCCTCGGGGATGCCAAGTACGACGTCTTCCCCGAATTCGCGCCGCCCTCGGTGGTGATCCAGACCGAGGCGCCGGGCCTCAACCCCGAGCAGGTCGAGGTGCTGGTGACCCAGCCGATCGAGGTCTCGGTCAACGGCCTGCCGGGCATCGAGGCCCTGCGCTCCTCCTCGATTCAGGGGCTCTCCGTCATCACCGTCACGTTCGGGCGCGGGAGCGACATCTACCGGGTGCGCCAACTCGTCTCGGAGCGCCTCGCGGCGCTCGCGGGGCGCCTGCCGCAGGGCGTGATGCCGCCCGCCATGACGGCCCTCACCTCGTCCACCAGCACGGTGCTCCTCGTCGGGCTGACCTCGGAGCGGCGCAACGGCCTCGACCTGCGCACCATCGCCGACTGGACCGTGCGGCTGCGGCTCCTCGCGGTGCCCGGCATCGCCCAGGTCTCGGTCTACGGCGGCGGCGTGCGCGCACTCCAGGTGCAGGTCCGCCCGAACGACCTGATCCGCTTCCGGATCGGCATCAACGACGTGCTGGCGGCCGCCCGCAAGGCGACCGGCGTGCGGGGCGCCGGCTTCGTGGACACGGCCAACCAGCGCATCGCGCTCCAGACCGAGGGGCAGTCCCTCACCCCGGAGGAGGTCGCCCGGACCGTCCTCGTCAACGAGGGCGGGGCGAGCGTGGTGCTCGGCGACGTGGCGAACGTCGTGGCCGCGCCCGAGCCGCCGATCAGCGCCGCGCTGATCGACGGCAAGCCCGGCGTGCTCCTGATGGTCGGCGCGCAGTACGGTGCCAACACCCGCGAGGTCACGGCCCGGGTCGAGGCGGCCCTCGACGACCTGGCGCCGGCCCTCGCGCGCGAGGGCGTCGAGCTCCGGCCCGACCTGTTCCGGCCGGCGAACTTCATCGCGGTCGCCAACGCCAACGTCCTGCAGGCGCTCGCGATCGGCGGCCTCCTCGTCATCGTGGTCCTGTTCGTCTTCCTCTACGACTGGCGCACCAGCGTGATCAGCGGGCTCGCCATCCCGCTCTCGCTGATGGTCGCGGTACTGGCGCTCGGGGCCTTGGGCGAGAGCCTCAACACGATGACGCTCGGCGGGCTTGCCATCGCCATCGGCGAGGTGGTCGACGACGCGGTGATCGGCGTCGAGAACGTGGTCCGGCGCCTGCGCGAGAACCGGCGCCTCGGCGTCCCGAGGCCCGAGGGGAGGGTGGTCCTCGACGCGATCCTGGAGGTGCGCACGGCGGTGGCCTACGCGACCTTCGCGGTGCTCCTCGTCTTCCTGCCGGTGCTCGCGCTCTCCGGCGTCGCGGGGCGCCTGTTCGGTCCCTTGAGCCTCGCCTACATCCTGGCGGTGGTCGCCTCGCTCGGCGTCGCCCTCACGGTGACGCCGGCGCTCGCCACGCTGCTCCTGACGGGACGGCGCGACGCCGACACCCGCGACCCGCCGGCCATGCGCTGGTCGCGGGCGGCCTACGCCGCCCTCCTCGCGCGCATCAACCGGCATCCTCGCCTCGTCGTCGCGACGGGCCTCGTGCTGACGCTCCTCGGCGCCGGCATCGCCCCCTTCTTCGGCGGCACCTTCCTGCCGGACCTCAAGGAGGGCCACCTCATCCTGCACATGGCGGCGGCGCCCGGCACCTCGCTGCAGGAATCGCAGCGCCTCGGCGTCCAGATCACGGGGGAGCTCCGGGCGATTCCCGGCATCCGGGCCGTCGCCTCGCAGATCGGGCGCGCCGAGGCCGGGCAGGACACGGCGGGCACGCATTACAGCGAGATCCACATCGACCTCGACGCCGGCCTCGACGGGGCCGGGCAGAAGGGCGTCGAGACGCGCATCCGCGCCCTGATGGCGGGGTTCCCCGGCGCCGCCTTCTCCCTCAAGACCTTCCTGACCGAGCGCATCGAGGAGACGGTCTCAGGGTTCACCGCCCCCGTCGTCGTCAACGTGATCGGCAACGACCTCGACCGGATCGAGGCCGCCGCCCGCGAGGTCGCCAGGGAACTCGCCGAGGTGCGGGGCGCGAGCGACATCCAGCAGGCCTCGCCTGCCGGTCTGCCGCAGATCAACGTGTCCCTACGCCCGAACGACCTGCGCCACTGGGGCCTCGACGCAATCGAGGTATTGGAGGCGGTGCGCACCGCCTATCAGGGCGACATCGTCGGCCAATCCTACGAGGGCAACGCCGTCTTCAACGTCATCGTCATCCTCGATGCCGGGGTGAGGGCGCGCCTCACCGCCGTCGGCGACATGCCCCTGCGGACGCCCGGCGGCAGCTACATCCGCCTGTCTCAGGTCGCCGACATCTACGAGACCTCCGGCCGCTACCAGGTGCAGCACCAGGGCGCGCAGCGCGTCCAGGCGGTGACGGCGAACGTGGTCGGGCGCGACATCGCCTCCTTCGTCGCCGCCGCCCAGCGCAAGATCGCCCGCGAGGTGCGCCTGCCCCAGGGCGTCTACGTCTCCTTCACGGGATCGGCCGAGGCGCAGGCGCGGGCGCGGCGGGACCTCCTCACCTATTCGGGGCTCGCCGGCCTCGGCATCGTGCTGCTGCTGGCCGTGATCACGGGCTCGCTGCGCAATCTCGTCCTCGTCCTCGTGAACCTGCCCTTCGCCTTCGTCGGCGGGGTGTTCGCGGTGGCGCTCACCGGCAGCGTGCTGTCCTTGGGCTCGATCGTCGGCTTCGTGACCCTGTTCGGCATCTCCTTGCGCAACACCATCATGATGGTCTCGCACTACGAGCATCTGGTGTGCATCGAGGGCCGCAGCTGGGACGGCGCGACCGCCATCGAGGGCGCGGCCGACCGGCTGGTGCCGATCCTGATGACCTCCCTCGTCACCGGCCTCGGCCTGCTGCCGCTGGCGCTCGGCGCCGGCGAGCCCGGCCGCGAGATCGAGGGCCCGATGGCGATCGTGATCCTCGGCGGCCTCGTGACCTCGACGCTCCTCAACCTCCTGATCCTGCCGACGCTCGCGCTCCGCTACGGCCGCTTCCAGGCCGACGAGGGCAGGGGGCTCGGGGAGAAGCTCGGGGAGGGGGCCCGCGCGGCGGAGTGACGGGCGCCCTCGCCCGCTTGCAGAGGAGCCTCCGGCCGGCGGATACAGGGTAAAGGGTCGGCCGGGAGCGGCCGCCCGCTCCCGCGAACGAGACCCGCATGCGCCTCGCGACCCGAATCCTGCTCGCCGCCCTCCTCGGAACGGTCGCCGGCCGCCCTGCCTGGGCCGAACCGGCCCCGGCCCCCGCCGCGCCCCAGCCGCCGGCCGGACCGCAGGCCACGGCACCGCAGGCTCCCCCGGTCCTGCCCCTGATGCGGGTCGTGCCGAAGGGCGAGGCGCGCAGCATCGGCTTCTTCGCCGCGCTCTTCCCGGATTGCAGCTCGCAGGGGCCGATCGTGGTGCGACTGCTGGCTCCGCCGAAACACGGCACGGTGAGCTTCTCGGAGGCCGATTCCTTCCCGCGCTACGCCGCCGGCTCGCCGCTCGCCGCCTGCAACGCCAAGCGCGTGCCGGGCCTGAAGATGGTCTACGAGTCGGAGGAGGGGTTCGAGGGCCTCGACACGTACCGGATCTTCCTCATCAACCCGGACGGGACGGGCTTCGAATCCGAGGTGAAGGTTTCGGTGCGCTGAGCGGGAACGGGGCCGGGACGGCTCCGGCAGCCCGTCGATGTCGTTCGCATAAGATATATTATGGA carries:
- a CDS encoding efflux RND transporter permease subunit, which gives rise to MGPLLSGPQAALVAFAVRFRGVVLALALAILGFGALSLGDAKYDVFPEFAPPSVVIQTEAPGLNPEQVEVLVTQPIEVSVNGLPGIEALRSSSIQGLSVITVTFGRGSDIYRVRQLVSERLAALAGRLPQGVMPPAMTALTSSTSTVLLVGLTSERRNGLDLRTIADWTVRLRLLAVPGIAQVSVYGGGVRALQVQVRPNDLIRFRIGINDVLAAARKATGVRGAGFVDTANQRIALQTEGQSLTPEEVARTVLVNEGGASVVLGDVANVVAAPEPPISAALIDGKPGVLLMVGAQYGANTREVTARVEAALDDLAPALAREGVELRPDLFRPANFIAVANANVLQALAIGGLLVIVVLFVFLYDWRTSVISGLAIPLSLMVAVLALGALGESLNTMTLGGLAIAIGEVVDDAVIGVENVVRRLRENRRLGVPRPEGRVVLDAILEVRTAVAYATFAVLLVFLPVLALSGVAGRLFGPLSLAYILAVVASLGVALTVTPALATLLLTGRRDADTRDPPAMRWSRAAYAALLARINRHPRLVVATGLVLTLLGAGIAPFFGGTFLPDLKEGHLILHMAAAPGTSLQESQRLGVQITGELRAIPGIRAVASQIGRAEAGQDTAGTHYSEIHIDLDAGLDGAGQKGVETRIRALMAGFPGAAFSLKTFLTERIEETVSGFTAPVVVNVIGNDLDRIEAAAREVARELAEVRGASDIQQASPAGLPQINVSLRPNDLRHWGLDAIEVLEAVRTAYQGDIVGQSYEGNAVFNVIVILDAGVRARLTAVGDMPLRTPGGSYIRLSQVADIYETSGRYQVQHQGAQRVQAVTANVVGRDIASFVAAAQRKIAREVRLPQGVYVSFTGSAEAQARARRDLLTYSGLAGLGIVLLLAVITGSLRNLVLVLVNLPFAFVGGVFAVALTGSVLSLGSIVGFVTLFGISLRNTIMMVSHYEHLVCIEGRSWDGATAIEGAADRLVPILMTSLVTGLGLLPLALGAGEPGREIEGPMAIVILGGLVTSTLLNLLILPTLALRYGRFQADEGRGLGEKLGEGARAAE
- a CDS encoding efflux RND transporter periplasmic adaptor subunit, which translates into the protein MGERRRRPTLLIGFVLVGGALGALALSEGAAPYAAQMRERTEPLLALWRAHVAPTPPERPHLPATRTAIEDGRTVVRIKPEERARLGLETARVAAQPHRQELQAYGSVLDLARVTELTNSYATARAQLQTAQAKVDVSRSAFRRAKNLGQYATPVQVETTSGTLQTDEAALMAAESQLRTLAATAQQEWGPVIGKAIVERAPLVTRLIEREDFLMQVTLPPGETLKGMPGAAFAEVPPQSSRVALRFVSPATRTDQRVQGQSFYFIVAGDSGLLPGMSTLAFVPAERTVTGVLVPEDAVVHWQGGTWVYRGLDENAFVRHPIKSDPPMSDDAYVVEDLSGETEIVLRGGQALLSEEMKSLLQVSGGVDDD